From a region of the Mercurialis annua linkage group LG1-X, ddMerAnnu1.2, whole genome shotgun sequence genome:
- the LOC126664405 gene encoding uncharacterized protein LOC126664405 encodes MDKKMSCSTLLAIFLVFLLMEAKTVKAQNNNGKKSPYDAAITNYYMLPTSPTGHEQAYCLARGACQNKTLVCPDQCMVRKPVRNRKQKGCFIDCSSRCEVTCKWRRPNCNGYGSLCYDPRFIGGDGVMFYFHGEKGGNFAIVSDETLQINAHFIGTRPQGRTRDFTWVQALSIMFDTHTLVIAAKKVAHWDSNIDALLVKWDGKEIEIPTTGEAEWKANSEEREVVVERTDDTNTVRVTVANLLELNINVRPIGKEEDRIHNYKLPENDAFAHLETQFKFFNLTDFVEGVLGKTYRPDYVSPVKIGVSMPMMGGEDKYKTPNLFSPLCRVCRFQRISSETNYEVSAY; translated from the exons ATGGATAAAAAAATGTCATGTAGTACATTACTAGccatttttcttgttttcttgttGATGGAAGCAAAAACTGTTAAAGCTCAAAATAACAATGGAAAAAAGTCACCTTATGATGCTGCTATAACTAATTACTATATGTTGCCAACATCACCTACTGGGCATGAACAAGCCTATTGCCTTGCTAGAGGGGCTTGCCAAAATAAGACATTGGTATGTCCGGATCAATGCATGGTGAGGAAGCCGGTTCGGAATCGGAAACAGAAAGGTTGCTTCATTGATTGCAGTAGCAGATGTGAAGTCACCTGTAAAT GGAGAAGGCCAAATTGTAACGGATATGGATCTCTGTGTTATGATCCACGATTCATCGGTGGCGATGGCGTAATGTTCTACTTCCATGGAGAAAAGGGAGGAAACTTTGCCATAGTTTCCGACGAAACCCTACAAATCAATGCACACTTCATTGGAACTCGACCCCAAGGAAGGACTCGGGACTTCACATGGGTGCAAGCTCTATCGATCATGTTCGACACTCACACGCTAGTCATTGCAGCAAAGAAAGTTGCACACTGGGATTCTAATATCGATGCTCTTCTAGTAAAATGGGACGGAAAGGAAATTGAAATCCCGACAACGGGCGAGGCAGAATGGAAAGCGAACAGTGAAGAAAGAGAGGTTGTTGTTGAGAGAACTGATGATACTAATACTGTAAGAGTCACAGTTGCTAATTTACTGGAATTAAATATAAATGTGAGGCCAATTGGGAAAGAAGAAGACAGAATTCATAACTATAAGTTGCCGGAAAATGATGCTTTTGCTCATTTGGAAACACAGTTTAAGTTTTTTAATCTGACGGATTTTGTTGAAGGCGTTTTAGGCAAGACTTACCGGCCGGATTATGTTAGTCCAGTGAAGATTGGTGTTTCTATGCCAATGATGGGTGGAGAAGACAAGTATAAGACTCCAAATCTCTTTTCACCTCTTTGTAGAGTTTGCAGATTTCAGAGAATTAGTTCTGAAACTAATTATGAAGTGTCTGCATACTAA
- the LOC126664401 gene encoding beta-galactosidase 8 isoform X1 → MKRLVILLSLFCGVVAFAANVSYDHRALVIDGKRRVLVSGSIHYPRSTPEMWQDLIQKSKDGGLDVIETYVFWNAHEPVRNQYNFEGRYDLVKFVKFVAEAGLYVHLRIGPYVCAEWNYGGFPLWLHFIPGIKFRTDNEPFKAEMQRFTAKIVDMMKQEKLYASQGGPIILSQIENEYGNIDSAYGAAAKTYIKWAAGMAISLDTGVPWVMCQQSDAPDPVINTCNGFYCDQFTPNSKNKPKFWTENWSGWFQSFGGAVPYRPVADLAFAVARFYQLGGTLQNYYMYHGGTNFGRSTGGPFISTSYDYDAPLDEFGLLSQPKWGHLKDVHKAIKLCEESLIATDPATTSLGSNLEATVYRTGSSCAAFLANFGTTEKSVAFNSNSYNLPAWSVSILPDCKNVVMNTAKINSMSVVPTFTHQSLVGNFGSSKAIGSSWSWIKEPVGISKNDAFVKSGLLEQINTTADKSDYLWYSLSTNIKGDEPFLEDGLQSVLHVGSLGHALHAFVNGKLAGSGTGKSSNSKVAVDIPITLTPGKNTIDLLSLTVGLQNYGAFFELAGAGITGPVTLKSQNGNIVDLSSQQWTYQIGLQGEDSGLSSGSSTQWISQPALPKNQPLIWYKTSFDGPAGNDPIAIDFTGMGKGEAWVNGQSIGRYWPTNLSPTTGCTASCNYVGAYSSNKCLKNCARPSQTFYHVPRSWVKPSGNILVIFEEISGDPSQIAFATRQAQSLCSRISESHPQPVDMWNTNSEGGRNSGPVLSLQCPHPDQVISSIKFASFGTPQGSCGSFSHGKCQTSTALSFVQKACIGLKSCNVGVSINTFGDPCVGVTKSLAVEASCT, encoded by the exons ATGAAAAGATTGGTAATTTTATTGAGTTTATTTTGTGGTGTTGTTGCGTTTGCTGCTAACGTGAGTTATGACCATAGAGCCTTGGTGATCGATGGAAAACGCCGCGTTTTGGTCTCTGGTTCTATTCATTATCCAAGAAGTACTCCTGAGATGTGGCAAGATCTTATACAGAAGTCAAAAGATGGCGGTCTTGATGTTATTGAGACGTATGTTTTTTGGAATGCTCATGAACCTGTTCGAAACCAG TATAATTTTGAAGGAAGATACGACCTGGTGAAATTTGTGAAGTTTGTAGCAGAAGCTGGACTTTATGTTCATCTTCGCATTGGTCCTTATGTTTGTGCAGAATGGAATTATGG TGGTTTTCCTCTTTGGCTGCATTTTATACCTGGAATCAAGTTTCGAACTGATAATGAACCATTCAAG GCTGAAATGCAAAGATTTACAGCTAAAATTGTGGACATGATGAAGCAGGAGAAGCTTTATGCTTCTCAAGGAGGACCCATCATTTTATCACAG ATTGAAAATGAATATGGAAACATTGATTCAGCATATGGAGCTGCTGCCAAAACCTACATCAAATGGGCAGCAGGCATGGCTATATCTTTGGATACTGGTGTGCCCTGGGTCATGTGTCAGCAATCAGATGCTCCTGATCCTGTT ATAAATACCTGCAATGGGTTCTACTGTGATCAATTTACCCCAAATTCTAAGAACAAACCTAAATTCTGGACTGAGAATTGGAGTGGATG GTTTCAATCCTTTGGTGGTGCTGTTCCCTATAGACCAGTCGCGGATCTTGCATTCGCGGTGGCGAGATTTTACCAACTAGGTGGAACTTTGCAAAACTATTATATG TACCACGGCGGGACTAACTTTGGCCGGAGTACAGGCGGACCCTTCATTTCTACGAGTTATGACTACGATGCGCCTCTTGATGAATTTG GACTTCTTAGCCAACCTAAATGGGGTCATCTGAAAGATGTGCATAAGGCCATCAAGCTTTGTGAAGAATCACTAATTGCCACTGATCCGGCAACTACTTCTCTAGGTTCAAATTTGGAG gcAACAGTTTACAGAACAGGATCATCTTGTGCAGCTTTTCTTGCAAATTTCGGCACCACTGAGAAAAGTGTAGCGTTCAACAGCAATTCATACAATTTGCCAGCATGGTCTGTGAGCATCTTACCGGACTGCAAGAATGTAGTTATGAATACTGCTAAG ATTAACTCGATGTCTGTAGTTCCAACCTTCACTCATCAATCTCTAGTCGGTAACTTTGGTTCTTCAAAGGCTATTGGCTCTAGTTGGAGTTGGATAAAGGAACCTGTAGGTATTTCAAAGAATGATGCGTTTGTGAAATCTGGACTACTTGAGCAGATTAATACTACAGCTGATAAGAGTGACTACTTATGGTATTCATTAAG CACTAATATCAAAGGTGATGAGCCCTTCCTTGAAGATGGCTTGCAATCTGTTCTTCATGTTGGATCTCTTGGCCATGCCCTCCATGCTTTTGTTAATGGCAAACTTGCAG GTAGTGGAACAGGCAAAAGCAGCAATTCTAAGGTTGCAGTAGATATTCCCATCACGCTGACTCCTGGAAAGAACACCATTGATCTCTTAAGTTTGACTGTTGGACTTCAG AATTATGGAGCTTTTTTTGAATTAGCCGGTGCAGGGATCACCGGTCCAGTAACACTGAAATCACAAAATGGCAATATTGTTGATCTCTCTTCGCAGCAGTGGACATACCAG ATAGGACTTCAAGGTGAAGATTCGGGCCTTTCTAGTGGAAGTTCTACACAGTGGATTTCACAGCCTGCCTTGCCTAAGAATCAGCCTTTGATATGGTACAAG ACCAGCTTCGACGGGCCTGCTGGAAATGATCCGATTGCAATTGATTTCACAGGGATGGGGAAGGGAGAAGCGTGGGTGAATGGACAAAGTATTGGAAGATATTGGCCAACTAATTTGTCACCAACTACTGGATGCACTGCTTCTTGCAATTACGTAGGCGCTTACAGCTCAAACAAATGCCTCAAGAACTGTGCTAGGCCTTCTCAAACATT CTACCATGTACCTCGCTCATGGGTGAAACCAAGCGGCAACATTCTTGtaatatttgaggaaataaGTGGGGATCCATCACAAATAGCTTTTGCTACAAGACAGGCTCAAAGTTTGTGCTCGCGCATATCCGAATCGCACCCACAACCTGTAGATATGTGGAACACAAATTCAGAAGGAGGAAGAAACTCAGGACCTGTATTATCTCTGCAATGCCCGCATCCTGATCAGGTCATTTCGTCGATTAAGTTTGCGAGTTTTGGAACCCCACAAGGAAGTTGTGGAAGTTTTAGCCACGGCAAATGCCAAACCTCTACCGCTCTTTCCTTTGTACAGAAG GCTTGTATTGGATTAAAGAGTTGTAATGTTGGAGTATCAATCAATACATTTGGTGATCCATGCGTCGGAGTAACCAAGAGTTTAGCAGTAGAAGCATCATGTACATGA
- the LOC126664401 gene encoding beta-galactosidase 8 isoform X2, which yields MKRLVILLSLFCGVVAFAANVSYDHRALVIDGKRRVLVSGSIHYPRSTPEMWQDLIQKSKDGGLDVIETYVFWNAHEPVRNQYNFEGRYDLVKFVKFVAEAGLYVHLRIGPYVCAEWNYGGFPLWLHFIPGIKFRTDNEPFKAEMQRFTAKIVDMMKQEKLYASQGGPIILSQIENEYGNIDSAYGAAAKTYIKWAAGMAISLDTGVPWVMCQQSDAPDPVINTCNGFYCDQFTPNSKNKPKFWTENWSGWFQSFGGAVPYRPVADLAFAVARFYQLGGTLQNYYMYHGGTNFGRSTGGPFISTSYDYDAPLDEFGLLSQPKWGHLKDVHKAIKLCEESLIATDPATTSLGSNLEATVYRTGSSCAAFLANFGTTEKSVAFNSNSYNLPAWSVSILPDCKNVVMNTAKINSMSVVPTFTHQSLVGNFGSSKAIGSSWSWIKEPVGISKNDAFVKSGLLEQINTTADKSDYLWYSLSTNIKGDEPFLEDGLQSVLHVGSLGHALHAFVNGKLAGSGTGKSSNSKVAVDIPITLTPGKNTIDLLSLTVGLQNYGAFFELAGAGITGPVTLKSQNGNIVDLSSQQWTYQIGLQGEDSGLSSGSSTQWISQPALPKNQPLIWYKTSFDGPAGNDPIAIDFTGMGKGEAWVNGQSIGRYWPTNLSPTTGCTASCNYVGAYSSNKCLKNCARPSQTL from the exons ATGAAAAGATTGGTAATTTTATTGAGTTTATTTTGTGGTGTTGTTGCGTTTGCTGCTAACGTGAGTTATGACCATAGAGCCTTGGTGATCGATGGAAAACGCCGCGTTTTGGTCTCTGGTTCTATTCATTATCCAAGAAGTACTCCTGAGATGTGGCAAGATCTTATACAGAAGTCAAAAGATGGCGGTCTTGATGTTATTGAGACGTATGTTTTTTGGAATGCTCATGAACCTGTTCGAAACCAG TATAATTTTGAAGGAAGATACGACCTGGTGAAATTTGTGAAGTTTGTAGCAGAAGCTGGACTTTATGTTCATCTTCGCATTGGTCCTTATGTTTGTGCAGAATGGAATTATGG TGGTTTTCCTCTTTGGCTGCATTTTATACCTGGAATCAAGTTTCGAACTGATAATGAACCATTCAAG GCTGAAATGCAAAGATTTACAGCTAAAATTGTGGACATGATGAAGCAGGAGAAGCTTTATGCTTCTCAAGGAGGACCCATCATTTTATCACAG ATTGAAAATGAATATGGAAACATTGATTCAGCATATGGAGCTGCTGCCAAAACCTACATCAAATGGGCAGCAGGCATGGCTATATCTTTGGATACTGGTGTGCCCTGGGTCATGTGTCAGCAATCAGATGCTCCTGATCCTGTT ATAAATACCTGCAATGGGTTCTACTGTGATCAATTTACCCCAAATTCTAAGAACAAACCTAAATTCTGGACTGAGAATTGGAGTGGATG GTTTCAATCCTTTGGTGGTGCTGTTCCCTATAGACCAGTCGCGGATCTTGCATTCGCGGTGGCGAGATTTTACCAACTAGGTGGAACTTTGCAAAACTATTATATG TACCACGGCGGGACTAACTTTGGCCGGAGTACAGGCGGACCCTTCATTTCTACGAGTTATGACTACGATGCGCCTCTTGATGAATTTG GACTTCTTAGCCAACCTAAATGGGGTCATCTGAAAGATGTGCATAAGGCCATCAAGCTTTGTGAAGAATCACTAATTGCCACTGATCCGGCAACTACTTCTCTAGGTTCAAATTTGGAG gcAACAGTTTACAGAACAGGATCATCTTGTGCAGCTTTTCTTGCAAATTTCGGCACCACTGAGAAAAGTGTAGCGTTCAACAGCAATTCATACAATTTGCCAGCATGGTCTGTGAGCATCTTACCGGACTGCAAGAATGTAGTTATGAATACTGCTAAG ATTAACTCGATGTCTGTAGTTCCAACCTTCACTCATCAATCTCTAGTCGGTAACTTTGGTTCTTCAAAGGCTATTGGCTCTAGTTGGAGTTGGATAAAGGAACCTGTAGGTATTTCAAAGAATGATGCGTTTGTGAAATCTGGACTACTTGAGCAGATTAATACTACAGCTGATAAGAGTGACTACTTATGGTATTCATTAAG CACTAATATCAAAGGTGATGAGCCCTTCCTTGAAGATGGCTTGCAATCTGTTCTTCATGTTGGATCTCTTGGCCATGCCCTCCATGCTTTTGTTAATGGCAAACTTGCAG GTAGTGGAACAGGCAAAAGCAGCAATTCTAAGGTTGCAGTAGATATTCCCATCACGCTGACTCCTGGAAAGAACACCATTGATCTCTTAAGTTTGACTGTTGGACTTCAG AATTATGGAGCTTTTTTTGAATTAGCCGGTGCAGGGATCACCGGTCCAGTAACACTGAAATCACAAAATGGCAATATTGTTGATCTCTCTTCGCAGCAGTGGACATACCAG ATAGGACTTCAAGGTGAAGATTCGGGCCTTTCTAGTGGAAGTTCTACACAGTGGATTTCACAGCCTGCCTTGCCTAAGAATCAGCCTTTGATATGGTACAAG ACCAGCTTCGACGGGCCTGCTGGAAATGATCCGATTGCAATTGATTTCACAGGGATGGGGAAGGGAGAAGCGTGGGTGAATGGACAAAGTATTGGAAGATATTGGCCAACTAATTTGTCACCAACTACTGGATGCACTGCTTCTTGCAATTACGTAGGCGCTTACAGCTCAAACAAATGCCTCAAGAACTGTGCTAGGCCTTCTCAAACATTGTGA